The DNA sequence GATTCAACAGCAAGATTAAAGTATTTTAGAGCAGCAAGAGAAGATTATTATGTAGTACCATTTAGACCCAAAAGACAATCTCCATTTTTTGTCTATCCTTCGTCTGCGACATTAATTAGAACAGTAGAACTTGATTCGACCGGTACAAAAGTTATAATCAAAGAAAAAATTGGTGGTCAGGAAGCTAAAATATTTCTGGAAATGCCTCTTGAAGAATATATTAAATTACGTCTCGATGTAATTACAAGAGATAACTGGGAACAATTAGGATATCAGTACAAACTTAAAGACACAAAAAAAGATTTAAGTCAATTAATAACAGATATTACGAACATAGAAATTCCTTTACCAAGTACATCTTTGTTCAGCATTTTTGGTCCTCCCAAAATTAATATCAAGATTGCAGGAGCTGTTGATATACATGGTGCATGGCGTAACGAAACTACTGAAGGTATAACTACTTCTGCTCTTGGTAACACAAGGAATGAACCTGATTTTAAACAACAAGTACAAATTAATCTTAATGGTACAATAGGAGATAAATTAAATCTTTCTGCAGATTGGAATACCGAAAGAACTTTTCAGTATGAAAATCAACTTAAAATAAAATATACAGGTTACGAAGATGAAATAATTCAAAGTATAGAAGCAGGTAATGTTTCGTTACAGACATCACCACTTGTTGGTGGTAGCGAAGCTCTTTTTGGAATCAAAGCACAAATGAAAATGGGTCCATTTAGTTTAACTGCACTTGCTTCTCAAAAAAAGGGAGAAGTACAGGAAGTAGCTGTGACTGGTGGAGCAAAATCACAACAATTTCAAATTCGTGCATATGATTATTCGCCCAATCATTTTTTCATTCATGAAATTTATGCAGATCCCAGATTGAATGTTTTTAATAATTATTATGGCAATTCAGTTCCAATTGTTATTGACTCAATTCGTGTGAAAGATATTGAAGTATGGAAAACAATAACTGGACTTGTCAATCCAAACGAAAGAAAAGGCAATGCATATATAGATTTACCTCGAAGAACAAAGAATCAACGATATGATAATTTAAGAAATACAGATGAACAAACTGTGCCCGGCATTAAGGAAATTGATAGACGATGGATTTTGCTTCAACAGGATGTTGATTATGTTATTCATAAAGAAACTGGTTTTATCAGCTTTAAGACCCAAATTCAAGATCAGGATGCTATTGCAGTTGCATATAGAATTGAAGGTCCAACTTCTTCTCCTGATGATGATATTTATTATGGTGAATTTATTCAGGATGTAGCTGCAGATTCAAGTGCAAGAATTGTACTGAAATTAATTAAACCACCAAACTTACAACCACAATTTAAAAAAGCCTGGAAATTACAACTGAGAAATATTTATCCAATTGGTGGAAGAGATGTTAAAGAAGAAGGTTTTACTCTGGATATTAGATATCAGTTTGAAGGGAGTGAACCACAAAGCGATTATTCTGGTATTAAATTAATCCAGGCTTTTGGCTTGGATAATACAGACAAAAGTGGAACTGGAGGACCAGATGGTGCTTTCGACTTTTTACCAGGTAGAACAATTTTCCCTCAGACTGGTGAAATAGTTTTTCCTGTCCTTGAACCTTTTGGAAGAGATTTCCCTAAAAACTTACCTGATTCATTGAAGTATCAGGCTGTATATGATACTACAGTTACATTTGCAAAGCAGGATAGAGCTAAAGATAAATTTATAATAACCGGTGAATATTCAGCAGCTGTTACTTCATCTTATAATATTGGTTTTAATGTTGTAGAAAATTCAGTAAAAGTAATCTTAAATGGGAATCAACTAAAAGAAGGGATCGATTACACAGTAGATTATAACATTGGACAGGTAATAATTAGAAAACCTGAAGCACTTGTACCGGGAGCAGACTTAAGAATTACTTACGAACAAAATGATTTATTCCAACTTGCATCTAAAACTCTTGTTGGTTTGCGTGGTCTTTATGAATTTAATCGCGAAACTACTCTTGGTTTCTCATTCTTTAATTTAAATCAACAAACACTTAGTGATAAAGTTCGAATTGGAGAAGAACCACTAAATAATTCGATGTTTGGAATAGATTTTAAAACTAATATGCAATTACCTTTTCTTACCAAAGCACTCGATAAAGTAATTTCTACGAGTGCCGCATCATCACTGAATTTAAATGCTGAATATGCTTATATAAGTCCAGATCCCAATACAAAGAAAAGTACAATAGAAAGTGACGAAGGCAAGAGCATCGCTTATATCGATGACTTTGAAGGTGCTAAAAGAACTATACCACTTGGAATGCAATATGGTTCTTGGAAAGATATTAGCGTACCTGTAAATATTCCTTATCTCGAAGGTATGTCGGAATTGCAAAAAATAAATTATAAAGCAAAAGCTTATTGGTTTAATCGACTTCCTTCTGATGTAACAATTAGAGATTTATATGGAGATAGAAAACAAGCACCTCCAGATCAAAATCTTATTACTGCACTCGATTTAGTTTATTTACCAGATCAACCAGGTTATTATAACTGGTATCCTGATTTAAGCGATACAAAAAAGAACTGGGCTGGAATAATGAAAGTTCTTTCTTCAACAGCAAATAATCTAATTGAAGAAAATATTCAATTCATCGAATTCTGGCTAAAAGTTGAAAATGCTCCTCCAGATTTGAAATTAAATATTGATTTAGGACAGATTAGCGAAGATGTTATTCCTAATGGAAAGCTTGATACCGAAGACAAAAATTTTAATGATCTTGTAGATCAGGGTGAAGATACTGGTATGGATGGACTTAAAGACAGCGAAGAGCCAGGATATGATGCAATTAATAATCCAGATCCAAGTCACGATAATTATGATTTTAAATTAACAGCTAATGCAGATTATTCAAAAATAAATGGAACAGAAGGGAATGCAGTATCGATTGATTTAGGAAGATTGCCAGACACAGAAGATCTTAATCACAATTTTACACTGGATAAAGTAAATAGTTATTTTCATTATGAAGTCCCTGTTGATACAAATAAACAGGTTAATCCATTTGTTCAGGGAGGTGGTGGTAACTCTGGTTGGTATCTTTTTAGAGTGCCATTAAAAGATTTTATAAAAAAAGTAGGTGATCCAAGCTTTTCTGTAGTTGAATTTATAAGATTCTGGATTTCGGGTTCAAATCAGCCTGTACATTTAAGATTTGCAGAAATGAATCTTGTTGGTAACCAATGGCAAAAAGTTCTCGATCCTCCAACAAGCACTAAAATCAATAAAGTAACAATTGACGATACAGTCCTTACTGTTTCAGTTGTTAATATTGAAGATAATCCTGAATATCATTCACCACCTGGAGTTCATCGAGAAAGAGATCGAAGTCAACCAGATTATCAGATTTATAAAAATGAACAATCACTTGAACTTATACTCAAAAACCTTGAAGATGGCGATAAGAGAGAAGTAGTGCGTTACTTATATAAACCACTTGATGTTTTTAATTATAAACAGATGAAACTTTTTGTTCATACAGATGAAAATGTTTTTCCAGGAAGTGTTTCATACTATAAAGATAATAATGATTATGCAGCAGAAGTTTATATTAGATTTGGTTCAGATACATCGAATTTTTATGAATATCGGCAACCATTAAGACCGAGTGAAAAACCTGAATATCGTAACTGGAACGAAGTTAAAATTGTTTTTTCTGAACTAACTGCAATTAAACAACGCAGAGATACATCTCAATTAAAACAATTGTATACTGTTCCGGTTGAAGGAAAAGAAGGACATACTTATGGTATAAGAGGTAATCCTTCTTTAACAAGAATTACATTCTTTATTATTGGAATTATTAATCCAAGTAATAAAGGAACACCTGGACAAAAAATTTCTGGAACGGTCTGGATTAATGAACTTCGAGTTCTTGAAGCTGATGATACACCAGGATGGGCTTATAATGCATCTGGTTCATTAGCTTTTGCTGATTTGATGAGAGTTAATTTTAATATCAGCAGATCAAATCCGTTTTTTCATAGATTAAATGATCGATTTGGAACTCGAGATGAAAAACTTAGCTGGGGTTTATCTGTTGATCTTGATTTGTTGAAACTTATTCCATTAAATCTTGCCGGTAGTAATTTTAGAATTTCGTATTCCCGTAATGAACAAACTATCGATCCATTATTTAAACCAGGTACAGATATAAAAGTAACCGAAGCTCAAAATCAATTAAGAAAATTTTTAACCGAAAATAATTATGATCCAGCTTTCATTGAAGATTCAGTACAAAGTATTAAAAGAGAAGCTCAAACACTTAATTTTAGTGAAACCTGGGCAATACCAAATGTTAGAATTAAAATACCTACAGAAAAATGGTATATCAGAGACATAATTAATAACCTGACTTTCGGATTTAATTATAATAGAACTTCTGGTAGTTCTCCTACTGTACTTCAAAGTAACGGATGGGTATGGAATGCAAGTATTGGTTATTCTGTGAATTTAAGTAGAGATCTTTATTTCAAACCAGTTGATATCCCATTAATTGGTGATATTGTTGATTTATTTAAAGACTACAGAGATGTGAAAGTATATTTCTTACCACAATCATTCAATGCTTCAATTAATGCACAGCGAAGAAGAAATTTTATTCTTAACAGAACTCTTGCTAATAAACCAAATATTCAAAGAGATTTTACTGCTTCGAGAAGTGCTGGATTTAATTGGAGTATAACAGAAGGCGGTTTACTTAATTTATCTTTAGCATATAACTTTGATGTTCAATCAACTTTAACTTATTTATGGGTTGTAGATGAAGTTGAAAGAAATGAAAGCGATATCTGGCGAGATATATTTAGAAAAAATCTTTTTGGAAAGGACTTTAATTATCGACAAAACTTAGATTTCAGAATTAATCCAAAACTTCCTTCGTTGTGGGATATTAATCGATATATTAATATTAATTTTTCTTATGGTGTAGCATATAGCTGGCAAAATAATTTTCAACAGGCAGAACTTGGAAGAAGTGCAGGTTACTCAAATAGAATTTCAAGTGGAATTACTTTTAGAATAAAATCATTATTTGCTCCTTTGTTTCAAGCAGCTCCAAAAACTCAGCAACCAACTCAACCACAAACAAGACCTGAAGGCGGAAGGGGTGGAAGAAGAGGTCAAAGAGCTACTAATGTAGACGAAAAAATTGGAAGTCAGCAAGAAAAAATTTCTAAAGACAGTGTTGCTATTGCAGATACTTCTCAAAGAAAAAAAATTACAAATGAAATCGAAGATACAGAAAAAGATACACTTAAAGGTCCAGGTAATTTGACTGTTGCACTCGAATATCTTAAACTCGGAATTAGATGGTTATTCTTTGATTATGATCAAATAACTATAAATTTCTCCCAATCAAGTAGTTATACTGGTGGTGGACTTTTAGGTGAAGGTACAGGTTTTAATAATTTCTGGGGTTATAAACAATCTCCATTAAATGGTCCTTCCAGATTGTTTATGCTTGGATTTTCTAACGATATTGGTCCTCGTGCTGCAAATGGAAATTTATCCGATAATTATTCTCATAAAAATGATATTGATTTAAAAACTTCACGACCATTATGGGAAGGTGCTCAACTTGATTTGTACTGGAAAGTAGGCTGGGGAGTAAATAAATCAATTACATTCAGAACTGATTCTGTTGGAAATATTTATTCGACAACTGTTAATTCAACTGGTACTATCGATCGATCTTTCTTAACATTACCATCTTCATTTATTTTCTCTTTCTTTGGAAATGGAATAAAAAAAGTAAGTGAATTGTATGACAGGAGATCACCAAATCCAAATCAAAGTTTATCAGATGCTTTTGTAAAAGGTTTCGAGACTACATCATTTTTATCAAAAATCCCGATTCTTTCAAAATTTGCTAAATATATTCCAAGACCAAACTGGAACTTTAACTGGTCTGGTCTGGAGAAATATGAAATCTTTTCTTTCGCAAAAAGAGTATCGATAAGTCACACGTATACATCTACATATAGTGAAGGCTGGAAAATTAATCCCGATGGATTTCAGGAAATTCAATCTCAAAAAATTGATTATGCATTTTCTCCTCTGCTGGGAATTACATTTCAATTCGATAAATTATTTGGTGGTTCATTTCAAAGTACTATTAGATATACTGCAAGAACATCTTATAGTTTGAGTGCTTCAACAAGAAATATTACAGAAAGTTTTTCGAGAGATATTAATATATCTGCAAGTTATTCGAAAAGTGGATTTGAACTTCCAATGTTTGGAATTTCATTAAAGAACGATATTGAAATTTCATTTTCTTACACAAATGGTCAAACTTCAAGTGTAATTTATGATATGGAAAATTTCAAAGAAGGGGGAACTCCACAGGATGGTAAAACCAATATTACGATTGAACCAAAAATAAGATATGTAATGAGTTCACGTGTTACAATGTCAATTTTTTATAGAAGAACTACAATTCAACCACAAGGAGCATCAAGAATTCCACCAACAACTACGAACGAAGCAGGTGTTGATGTTCATATAGCTATTCAGTAAAATTAAATATCAATTATTAAAAAGCTATGAAGAAAAACAAAATACTCTGGGTAGACGACGAGATAGAGCTTCTTCGCTCGCATATAATTTTTTTGAATGAAAAAGGTTATGAAGTCGATACTGTAACTAATGGCGAGGATGCTATAGACGAAGTTAAGTCGAAACAATACGATCTTATTTTTCTTGATGAAATGATGGCTGGATTAGGTGGACTCGAAACTCTTGCACGTATAAAAGAAATTAATCCCGATATTCCAGTTGTTATGATTACCAAAAGTGAAGAAGAATCTTTAATGCACGAAGCTATTGGAAGTAAAATTAGTGATTACTTGATTAAACCTATTGTTCCTTCACAAGTATTAATGGTTTGTAAAAAAATTCTGGAAAGCAAAAAAATTTCGAGTGAATATGTTGCAAGAGATTATATGAGTGATTTTAATGAAATTTCCAGAAGATTATTATTGAATCCAGACTACAGTGATTGGATTGAAATTTATCAAAAATTAGTTTACTGGGATCTTGAATTTGATATTCATCCAGAAATTGATTTTCGCCAGACTTTAATTGATCAGAAACGTGAATGCAATCAGGAATTTTCAAAATATGTTGAAGTTGAATATAAAAACTGGATTGAAAATCTTAACGACGAAAATAATCCCACATTGACAGTTTCTGTTCTCAATAAATTTATTTTACCTTATTTAAAAAATGAGGCAGGACCATTCTTTTTATTTGTAATTGATTGTCTTAGGTTAGATCAGTGGCTGGTAATGGAAAAACATTTGAAAGACTATTTTAATATAAAAAGAGATTACTACATTTCAATACTTCCAACCGCAACACCATATGCAAGAAATTCATTGTTTGCAGGTTTATTTCCATCAGAGATAGAAAAATATTATCCTAACCTATGGAGCTCATCACCAGAAGATGATGAAAACACAATGAATAAATATGAGAAAGAATTATTACAACTTTATTTAGATAGAAAGAAGATTAAACTAAATAATGAATTAAAGTATATTAAAATTATTGATCCTGAATATGGTCGTTCTTTTGAACAAAACGTATTATCATTTAAGAATAATCACTTTATAGCTGTTGTTATCAATTTTCTTGATATGATTGCTCATGGTAGATCAGATTCACAAATTCTTAAAGAAATTGCTCCAGATGAATCAGCTTATCGTTCGTTAACAAATAGCTGGTTTCAACATTCTTATCTTTTAAATGCATTTAAATTAATCTCAAAAATTCCTGGAGCTAAAATTTTTGTAACAACAGATCACGGTAGCATACGAACTCTTAGAGGTGCTAAAGTTCTTGGCGATCGAGAAGCTTCGACAAATCTTCGGTTTAAATTTGGTCGTAATCTTAAAGTGGATGATAAACATGCTTTGTTTATTAAGAATCCACTGGAATATAAATTACCTAAACGTGGAGTTGCGATAAGTTATATAATTGCAAAAGAAGATTATTATTTTGTTTATCCTACCGAATATCATAAATACTTGAGTTATTATAAAGATAGCTTCCAGCATGGTGGTATTTCACTCGAAGAAATGATCTTGCCAGTTGTTACTATGGAGAGTAAATACTAATGGAATTCCCATATGAATTAATTGTTAAATCAGAATCTGAAACAATTGAACTTGTAAAAAAATTAACAGATATAATAAAAGAAGGTGATGTTGTTGCTTTAAATGGAGAGCTTGGAACAGGCAAAACTTTTTTTGTTAAAGCATTTTGTAGTTTTTTTGGAATTGAAAATGTATCAAGTCCCAGCTTTACAATAGTAAATGAATACATGGGGCAAAAGAAAATTTATCATTTCGATTTTTATCGTATAAAAAAAATTACAGAACTATATGATCTTGGTTTTGAAGATTATTTAATTGAGAAAGATGCTATCATATTTATCGAATGGGCAAATTTATGGAAAGAAATATTGCCCGAGCATTTTTATGAAATAAATTTTGAATTTCTAAATGATAATTCACGACTAATATCTATAAAAAAATATGAATAAAATTTTTCCTATACTTGCAATCGAAACTTCGGGAGATTTATGCAGTGTTGCAGCAATGATGGATGAAAAATGTTTTTTTGAAATAAATATCAATCAAAAACATATTCATTCAGAAAAAATTATTGATATGATAGATTATGTCATATCAATTTCAAAAACAGAACTGAAAAACTTTTCACAAATAGCTGTTTCAATTGGACCTGGTTCTTTTACTGGATTGAGAATAGGATTATCTGTTGCAAAAGGTCTTGCTCTTGGTAGTAATTTACCAATAGTTCCAGTTCCATCAATTGATGCTCTGGCTCTGGAAATTTCTGATTTTTTAATCAATAAAAAATTCGGGATCTTAAAATCTGCAAGCTTAGAAGATTTATATTATGCAACATTTGAATCTCAAAATAAATTTTATAAAAAACTTGATGATGCATCATTAATTAAGAAAGAAAGTTTAGAAGAAAAAATAAAAGGATTTGATATTATATTTGCAGATAAAGAATTTGTATCGAATGTAAGAATAATTTCAGGACCACGTGCAATATACATTGCTAAATGGTCTTATTTATTTGGTCAAGAATTATTAACTTATGATTATGATTATTTAGAACCTTATTACTTAAAACAATTTAAGGTAAGAGGAAATGAATAAC is a window from the Rosettibacter firmus genome containing:
- a CDS encoding bifunctional response regulator/alkaline phosphatase family protein, which translates into the protein MKKNKILWVDDEIELLRSHIIFLNEKGYEVDTVTNGEDAIDEVKSKQYDLIFLDEMMAGLGGLETLARIKEINPDIPVVMITKSEEESLMHEAIGSKISDYLIKPIVPSQVLMVCKKILESKKISSEYVARDYMSDFNEISRRLLLNPDYSDWIEIYQKLVYWDLEFDIHPEIDFRQTLIDQKRECNQEFSKYVEVEYKNWIENLNDENNPTLTVSVLNKFILPYLKNEAGPFFLFVIDCLRLDQWLVMEKHLKDYFNIKRDYYISILPTATPYARNSLFAGLFPSEIEKYYPNLWSSSPEDDENTMNKYEKELLQLYLDRKKIKLNNELKYIKIIDPEYGRSFEQNVLSFKNNHFIAVVINFLDMIAHGRSDSQILKEIAPDESAYRSLTNSWFQHSYLLNAFKLISKIPGAKIFVTTDHGSIRTLRGAKVLGDREASTNLRFKFGRNLKVDDKHALFIKNPLEYKLPKRGVAISYIIAKEDYYFVYPTEYHKYLSYYKDSFQHGGISLEEMILPVVTMESKY
- the tsaB gene encoding tRNA (adenosine(37)-N6)-threonylcarbamoyltransferase complex dimerization subunit type 1 TsaB; this translates as MNKIFPILAIETSGDLCSVAAMMDEKCFFEININQKHIHSEKIIDMIDYVISISKTELKNFSQIAVSIGPGSFTGLRIGLSVAKGLALGSNLPIVPVPSIDALALEISDFLINKKFGILKSASLEDLYYATFESQNKFYKKLDDASLIKKESLEEKIKGFDIIFADKEFVSNVRIISGPRAIYIAKWSYLFGQELLTYDYDYLEPYYLKQFKVRGNE
- the sprA gene encoding cell surface protein SprA — encoded protein: MASNSPIYNLPAKPEEELFNQYLSFINSKLLMPDSTTATKPVIGKDTLQLKLSKADSIKYKAKQDSIRRIDSLSADSTARLKYFRAAREDYYVVPFRPKRQSPFFVYPSSATLIRTVELDSTGTKVIIKEKIGGQEAKIFLEMPLEEYIKLRLDVITRDNWEQLGYQYKLKDTKKDLSQLITDITNIEIPLPSTSLFSIFGPPKINIKIAGAVDIHGAWRNETTEGITTSALGNTRNEPDFKQQVQINLNGTIGDKLNLSADWNTERTFQYENQLKIKYTGYEDEIIQSIEAGNVSLQTSPLVGGSEALFGIKAQMKMGPFSLTALASQKKGEVQEVAVTGGAKSQQFQIRAYDYSPNHFFIHEIYADPRLNVFNNYYGNSVPIVIDSIRVKDIEVWKTITGLVNPNERKGNAYIDLPRRTKNQRYDNLRNTDEQTVPGIKEIDRRWILLQQDVDYVIHKETGFISFKTQIQDQDAIAVAYRIEGPTSSPDDDIYYGEFIQDVAADSSARIVLKLIKPPNLQPQFKKAWKLQLRNIYPIGGRDVKEEGFTLDIRYQFEGSEPQSDYSGIKLIQAFGLDNTDKSGTGGPDGAFDFLPGRTIFPQTGEIVFPVLEPFGRDFPKNLPDSLKYQAVYDTTVTFAKQDRAKDKFIITGEYSAAVTSSYNIGFNVVENSVKVILNGNQLKEGIDYTVDYNIGQVIIRKPEALVPGADLRITYEQNDLFQLASKTLVGLRGLYEFNRETTLGFSFFNLNQQTLSDKVRIGEEPLNNSMFGIDFKTNMQLPFLTKALDKVISTSAASSLNLNAEYAYISPDPNTKKSTIESDEGKSIAYIDDFEGAKRTIPLGMQYGSWKDISVPVNIPYLEGMSELQKINYKAKAYWFNRLPSDVTIRDLYGDRKQAPPDQNLITALDLVYLPDQPGYYNWYPDLSDTKKNWAGIMKVLSSTANNLIEENIQFIEFWLKVENAPPDLKLNIDLGQISEDVIPNGKLDTEDKNFNDLVDQGEDTGMDGLKDSEEPGYDAINNPDPSHDNYDFKLTANADYSKINGTEGNAVSIDLGRLPDTEDLNHNFTLDKVNSYFHYEVPVDTNKQVNPFVQGGGGNSGWYLFRVPLKDFIKKVGDPSFSVVEFIRFWISGSNQPVHLRFAEMNLVGNQWQKVLDPPTSTKINKVTIDDTVLTVSVVNIEDNPEYHSPPGVHRERDRSQPDYQIYKNEQSLELILKNLEDGDKREVVRYLYKPLDVFNYKQMKLFVHTDENVFPGSVSYYKDNNDYAAEVYIRFGSDTSNFYEYRQPLRPSEKPEYRNWNEVKIVFSELTAIKQRRDTSQLKQLYTVPVEGKEGHTYGIRGNPSLTRITFFIIGIINPSNKGTPGQKISGTVWINELRVLEADDTPGWAYNASGSLAFADLMRVNFNISRSNPFFHRLNDRFGTRDEKLSWGLSVDLDLLKLIPLNLAGSNFRISYSRNEQTIDPLFKPGTDIKVTEAQNQLRKFLTENNYDPAFIEDSVQSIKREAQTLNFSETWAIPNVRIKIPTEKWYIRDIINNLTFGFNYNRTSGSSPTVLQSNGWVWNASIGYSVNLSRDLYFKPVDIPLIGDIVDLFKDYRDVKVYFLPQSFNASINAQRRRNFILNRTLANKPNIQRDFTASRSAGFNWSITEGGLLNLSLAYNFDVQSTLTYLWVVDEVERNESDIWRDIFRKNLFGKDFNYRQNLDFRINPKLPSLWDINRYININFSYGVAYSWQNNFQQAELGRSAGYSNRISSGITFRIKSLFAPLFQAAPKTQQPTQPQTRPEGGRGGRRGQRATNVDEKIGSQQEKISKDSVAIADTSQRKKITNEIEDTEKDTLKGPGNLTVALEYLKLGIRWLFFDYDQITINFSQSSSYTGGGLLGEGTGFNNFWGYKQSPLNGPSRLFMLGFSNDIGPRAANGNLSDNYSHKNDIDLKTSRPLWEGAQLDLYWKVGWGVNKSITFRTDSVGNIYSTTVNSTGTIDRSFLTLPSSFIFSFFGNGIKKVSELYDRRSPNPNQSLSDAFVKGFETTSFLSKIPILSKFAKYIPRPNWNFNWSGLEKYEIFSFAKRVSISHTYTSTYSEGWKINPDGFQEIQSQKIDYAFSPLLGITFQFDKLFGGSFQSTIRYTARTSYSLSASTRNITESFSRDINISASYSKSGFELPMFGISLKNDIEISFSYTNGQTSSVIYDMENFKEGGTPQDGKTNITIEPKIRYVMSSRVTMSIFYRRTTIQPQGASRIPPTTTNEAGVDVHIAIQ
- the tsaE gene encoding tRNA (adenosine(37)-N6)-threonylcarbamoyltransferase complex ATPase subunit type 1 TsaE; this encodes MEFPYELIVKSESETIELVKKLTDIIKEGDVVALNGELGTGKTFFVKAFCSFFGIENVSSPSFTIVNEYMGQKKIYHFDFYRIKKITELYDLGFEDYLIEKDAIIFIEWANLWKEILPEHFYEINFEFLNDNSRLISIKKYE